The following coding sequences lie in one Glycine max cultivar Williams 82 chromosome 19, Glycine_max_v4.0, whole genome shotgun sequence genomic window:
- the LOC100500077 gene encoding uncharacterized protein LOC100500077 — protein MASFLMVPCQHLLLKKLQKHCHRKTASTSIRSEKTSSFRFRSNANVPLHELPGASFDQYMDDKHRVLRAVFSDDKGTTKQLNEEEWRIKMPPMQCLFLSVNPTADVKLTFKSNGEDYPPEIPHHVPKVLELHFIRWELQGLDTFYKDHYQINIDVRGSLYPERKGKHSWLKNQMVMKITFCPKVAFIPENLLQDAIELIFKAVWDQTKHEFHDRLLEDYNRFKRNKSGKNYV, from the exons ATGGCAAGCTTTCTCATGGTTCCTTGCCAGCATCTATTGCTAAAGAAGTTGCAAAAGCATTGCCATAGAAAGACAGCATCAACCTCCATCAGGAGTGAGAAAACTTCCTCATTCCGTTTCAGAAGCAATGCCAATGTTCCTCTTCATGAATTGCCAGGG GCTTCCTTTGATCAATACATGGATGACAAGCACAGAGTACTAAGAGCTGTTTTTTCTGATGACAAAGGAACAACTAAACAGCTcaatgag GAAGAGTGGAGGATCAAAATGCCTCCCATGCAATGCTTATTTTTGAGTGTCAATCCAACAGCAGATGTCAAGTTAACATTCAAGTCTAATGGAGAAGATTATCCACCTGAAATTCCTCATCATGTCCCCAAAGTTCTTGAGCTTCACTTT ataAGGTGGGAGTTACAGGGCCTGGATACCTTCTACAAGGATCATTACCAAATCAACATAGATGTTAGAGGCTCTTTATACCCAGAAAGGAAGGGAAAACATAGTTGGCTAAAGAATCAAATGGTGATGAAGATAACCTTTTGTCCAAAAGTAGCTTTCATTCCTGAAAATCTCTTACAAGATGCCATAGAGCTG ATTTTCAAAGCAGTGTGGGATCAAACGAAGCATGAATTCCATGATAGACTATTGGAAGATTATAACAGGTTCAAGAGAAACAAATCAGGGAAGAACTATGTCTAA